In Desulfobulbaceae bacterium, the genomic stretch GGCAATATTGGATCAACTGGCCGAATTTATGGAATTTCACACAGAGGCGCGGTATCCGGATGTAAAGATGGAATTTTATCAGAAATGTACGCCGGAATTCGCAAGAGATAAATTTCGCGCAATCAAAAAGGTCTATGTATGGTTACGGAAAAAGTCAGGGATATCGTGAGAAGATTTATAGCAGTCATTGAGGCGAAAGGGATCCACGTTGATAAGGTTTTCGTCTATGGCTCGGTGGCGCGGGGAAAACAAACAGCAGACAGCGATCTCGATGTGGCTATTGTGTCATCTGATTTCGGTAAAAATCGATACAGCGAGGGCGCTATGCTCAATAAACTCGCCTGGCGAATCGATTTTCGGTTGCATCCCGTGCCGCTCGCTACCGAATCTTATGAGCGTGACACTTGGATTCCTCTGGTTCATGAAATCCGGGCGAACGGCATCTTGATTGCTTAACCTGACTATTATTTCGGCACTATTTGTGGCCGCGTATATTATGATATCTTACAATCGATGTTGAAGACTACTATCAGGTGTCGGCCTTTGACGATGTTGTCGATCCTGCCGCCTGGGATGGTATGCCGTCCAGGGTCGAGCGTAATACTCAAGTTATTCTTGATATCCTTGATGGGCATCAGGTCAAGGCAACCTTTTTCATTGTCGGCTGGATAGCCGAACGTTATCCAGCCTTGGTACAAAGTATTGTCAATGGCGGCCATGATATTGGGTGCCATAGTTATCGCCACCGCCGGATATATACCTTAACGCCGCAAGAATTTCGAGAAGACACCAAAAAGGCGAAAGATATCCTGGAGGCAATCAGTGGCCGTGAAATTGTAAGCTACCGGGCGCCAA encodes the following:
- a CDS encoding nucleotidyltransferase domain-containing protein, translated to MVTEKVRDIVRRFIAVIEAKGIHVDKVFVYGSVARGKQTADSDLDVAIVSSDFGKNRYSEGAMLNKLAWRIDFRLHPVPLATESYERDTWIPLVHEIRANGILIA
- a CDS encoding polysaccharide deacetylase family protein, which translates into the protein MSAFDDVVDPAAWDGMPSRVERNTQVILDILDGHQVKATFFIVGWIAERYPALVQSIVNGGHDIGCHSYRHRRIYTLTPQEFREDTKKAKDILEAISGREIVSYRAPSYSITRKSLWALDILEELGFKYDSSIFPIRHDIYGIPDAPRFKYKLPDHEMIEFPISTAKVFGR